One region of Vitis vinifera cultivar Pinot Noir 40024 chromosome 1, ASM3070453v1 genomic DNA includes:
- the LOC104880029 gene encoding uncharacterized protein LOC104880029 isoform X1: MKVRRHRQRAAVCKLPFVQLCVSKFKRLTEEETHVADYVFDESKDPSEMLCAYGGYGVTREQLQCLVGESFIDIPVISMFCQYMNAKEENPSRRHFFNPYFGEICGSMSKSTSKSTLKKRLGSYCVNLEYCNQFYIPLFQFNEWVITVINLEATRVDLLSSYNSIQRVHFVNEAFKVVGFMSQLLKNSFKRNDVNINNLHPQYADIVGDPKLCHTGMYAILYMQHWDGSGLNRTINSEVTDKLIEEDEFDADQKDAFKNFVKDNVRETKKANRQAREARKKALQK, encoded by the exons ATGAAAGTACGTCGTCATAGGCAACGAGCAGCTGTGTGCAAGTTACCTTTTGTACAATTATGtgtatcaaaatttaaaaggtTGACGGAGGAAGAGACACATGTTGCCGACTATGTGTTTGATGAGTCAAAAGATCCTAG TGAGATGCTTTGTGCATATGGTGGCTATGGCGTGACACGGGAACAACTTCAATGCTTAGTAGGGGAGAGCTTCATTGATATTCCG GTGATTTCCATGTTTTGTCAATACATGAATGCAAAAGAAGAGAATCCTTCTCGCAGACACTTTTTTAATCCATACTTTGGG GAAATATGTGGTTCAATGAGCAAGTCTACCTCAAAATCAACACTCAAGAAAAGATTAGGTAGCTATTGTGTTAATCTTGAATATTGCAACCAG TTTTATATCCCCTTATTCCAATTTAATGAATGGGTCATCACGGTAATCAATTTGGAGGCTACAAGGGTGGATCTACTTTCATCATATAATAGCATTCAACGTGTTCACTTTGTTAATGAAGCTTTCAAAGTAGTTGGATTTATGTCGcagttattaaaaaattcctTCAAACGGAATGATgtgaatataaataatttacatcCACAGTATGCAGATATCGTTGGCGATCCAAAATT ATGTCATACTGGGATGTATGCTATTCTCTATATGCAACATTGGGATGGAAGTGGTCTTAATAGAACCATTAATTCT GAGGTGACTGATAAGCTGATTGAGGAGGATGAATTTGATGCAGATCAAAAAGATGCATTTAAG AATTTTGTCAAAGACAATGTTCGAGAGACAAAAAAAGCCAATAGACAG GCTAGAGAAGCTCGAAAAAAGGCCTTGCAGAAATGA
- the LOC104880029 gene encoding uncharacterized protein LOC104880029 isoform X2: protein MKVRRHRQRAAVCKLPFVQLCVSKFKRLTEEETHVADYVFDESKDPSEMLCAYGGYGVTREQLQCLVGESFIDIPVISMFCQYMNAKEENPSRRHFFNPYFGEICGSMSKSTSKSTLKKRLGSYCVNLEYCNQFYIPLFQFNEWVITVINLEATRVDLLSSYNSIQRVHFVNEAFKVVGFMSQLLKNSFKRNDVNINNLHPQYADIVGDPKLCHTGMYAILYMQHWDGSGLNRTINSERMSLERLKFATHMVLDSENEIGEMVTTNIWSTKDAE, encoded by the exons ATGAAAGTACGTCGTCATAGGCAACGAGCAGCTGTGTGCAAGTTACCTTTTGTACAATTATGtgtatcaaaatttaaaaggtTGACGGAGGAAGAGACACATGTTGCCGACTATGTGTTTGATGAGTCAAAAGATCCTAG TGAGATGCTTTGTGCATATGGTGGCTATGGCGTGACACGGGAACAACTTCAATGCTTAGTAGGGGAGAGCTTCATTGATATTCCG GTGATTTCCATGTTTTGTCAATACATGAATGCAAAAGAAGAGAATCCTTCTCGCAGACACTTTTTTAATCCATACTTTGGG GAAATATGTGGTTCAATGAGCAAGTCTACCTCAAAATCAACACTCAAGAAAAGATTAGGTAGCTATTGTGTTAATCTTGAATATTGCAACCAG TTTTATATCCCCTTATTCCAATTTAATGAATGGGTCATCACGGTAATCAATTTGGAGGCTACAAGGGTGGATCTACTTTCATCATATAATAGCATTCAACGTGTTCACTTTGTTAATGAAGCTTTCAAAGTAGTTGGATTTATGTCGcagttattaaaaaattcctTCAAACGGAATGATgtgaatataaataatttacatcCACAGTATGCAGATATCGTTGGCGATCCAAAATT ATGTCATACTGGGATGTATGCTATTCTCTATATGCAACATTGGGATGGAAGTGGTCTTAATAGAACCATTAATTCT GAACGCATGAGCCTTGAAAGATTGAAATTTGCAACTCATATGGTTCTTGATAGTGAAAACGAAATTGGTGAAATGGTTACAACTAATATTTGGTCAACCAAGGATGCAGAATAG